From a single Coriobacteriaceae bacterium genomic region:
- a CDS encoding protein kinase, translated as MDTQTPTYSDDELTAALAEHLASLDRDDSYRVERVLKRSSVETTELVYFEGTGGGSLGPFVRKRIDASAQIGGAYERLFAAQRAGRRFEHLPRIVDCRRVGDELNVVMEYIEGETLGALVDRLGATPDYARELYPVLCDAVGELHAGFAMAGETSAPVIHRDLKPSNIIVTGANYTPDDGLTFSSLVIIDLGIARVWRDGADADTVKFGTRPYAPPEQYGFGQTSVRSDVYALGALLFFCLTGVDPKPGLDMREQCEARGIPTPLADVICMSMALDPAKRFASAEALGRATRVAYDLIHPVRPSAPAPVRTPASETVLTPQGPQNPAGLPSPAASAACGLLSRVPESLGRIWNTLVCFSLLVFFAGSHFAVFHPTGANQSYPTWLLIIEYFFFVDGLMVLMHFALLDKRRLRRRSALLDSYRGKKLAKLWFKALGVLLLCMIVIVAVANATGVVDTSAT; from the coding sequence ATGGATACTCAGACCCCAACATATTCCGATGACGAGCTGACCGCAGCGCTTGCCGAGCACCTGGCGTCGCTCGATCGCGACGACAGCTATCGCGTGGAGCGTGTACTTAAGCGCTCGTCCGTTGAAACAACCGAGCTCGTGTACTTTGAAGGAACCGGCGGTGGTTCGCTCGGCCCCTTTGTCCGTAAACGCATCGATGCTTCGGCTCAAATCGGCGGGGCATACGAGCGTCTGTTTGCCGCGCAACGGGCAGGTAGGCGTTTTGAGCACCTGCCCAGAATCGTCGATTGTCGTCGTGTGGGCGACGAGCTCAACGTGGTTATGGAATACATCGAAGGGGAGACACTCGGGGCTCTGGTGGACCGTCTGGGAGCCACCCCCGATTATGCGCGTGAATTGTATCCTGTCCTTTGCGACGCCGTGGGCGAGCTCCATGCCGGTTTTGCAATGGCGGGGGAGACGTCGGCGCCGGTGATCCATCGCGACCTCAAGCCGTCGAATATCATCGTGACAGGTGCCAACTATACGCCTGATGACGGCCTGACATTTTCATCGCTGGTGATTATCGACCTAGGGATCGCGCGCGTATGGCGCGATGGCGCCGATGCCGACACCGTCAAGTTTGGCACACGACCCTATGCGCCGCCCGAGCAGTATGGGTTTGGGCAGACGAGTGTGCGCAGCGACGTCTACGCACTTGGCGCCCTGTTGTTCTTCTGCTTGACGGGAGTCGACCCTAAACCAGGGCTCGACATGCGCGAGCAATGCGAGGCGCGTGGCATTCCCACTCCACTTGCCGATGTCATCTGCATGTCGATGGCGCTCGACCCGGCCAAACGTTTTGCGAGTGCGGAAGCGTTGGGACGGGCGACGCGCGTGGCATACGACCTGATTCACCCCGTGCGGCCTTCTGCGCCTGCGCCTGTCCGTACTCCGGCCTCGGAGACGGTGTTGACGCCCCAAGGGCCCCAAAACCCCGCAGGGCTTCCTAGTCCCGCCGCCTCCGCTGCATGTGGTCTGCTCTCTCGCGTTCCGGAGTCTCTGGGGCGCATTTGGAATACGCTCGTCTGCTTCTCGCTGCTTGTGTTCTTTGCCGGAAGTCACTTTGCTGTCTTTCACCCCACGGGAGCAAACCAAAGCTACCCGACGTGGCTTCTCATAATCGAGTATTTTTTCTTTGTCGATGGCCTTATGGTGCTTATGCATTTTGCGCTGCTCGATAAGCGCCGTCTTCGTCGGCGATCCGCACTGCTCGACAGCTATCGCGGCAAGAAACTCGCGAAACTCTGGTTCAAGGCATTGGGTGTGCTGCTCCTATGCATGATCGTCATAGTCGCGGTTGCCAATGCGACCGGCGTCGTCGATACCTCCGCTACCTAA
- a CDS encoding XRE family transcriptional regulator, giving the protein MPDKKLTEELLNELLDAPNIDGYIREHDFAAPSLSNYLKQLLQEKGLERSRVVRMADLNETFGYQIFTGARHPSRNKVLQIAFAMALTLKETNRALTAAGVSVLNCKDRRDAIIIFCIDRGCSLQKVNEELYRFGEETVS; this is encoded by the coding sequence ATGCCCGATAAAAAGCTGACCGAGGAGTTGCTCAATGAACTTCTCGATGCGCCGAACATCGATGGCTATATCAGGGAGCACGACTTTGCCGCCCCGTCGCTTTCGAACTACCTGAAGCAGCTACTGCAGGAAAAGGGCTTGGAGCGCTCGCGCGTGGTTCGTATGGCCGATCTCAATGAGACCTTTGGCTATCAGATCTTTACCGGTGCGCGTCATCCGAGTCGCAATAAGGTGCTGCAGATTGCCTTTGCGATGGCGCTGACGCTCAAAGAAACCAACCGTGCGCTGACGGCTGCCGGAGTAAGCGTCCTTAACTGCAAGGACCGCCGCGATGCGATTATCATCTTTTGTATCGATCGCGGATGCAGCCTCCAAAAGGTCAACGAGGAGCTGTATCGCTTTGGCGAGGAGACGGTGAGTTAG
- a CDS encoding DUF4352 domain-containing protein, which translates to MKKLENEVLLSRRTALGAFATVALGTAGLLAGCDSDKATVTEDAGDDDKKEEAKKEEQSTTDLAVGATVTTASGLSVVVDSVQPGLTNYDGSTMTGIHVTYVNNGDEGADYNIYDWKGEDANGAQQNQGYYSEGSDELQSGTLSAGGSVAGNIYFDGDIKKALYFANMFDKSATASWVLA; encoded by the coding sequence ATGAAAAAGCTCGAAAACGAAGTGCTGCTGAGCCGTCGCACTGCACTTGGCGCATTCGCCACCGTCGCCTTGGGGACTGCCGGTCTTCTTGCCGGTTGTGATAGCGATAAGGCGACCGTCACCGAGGACGCTGGCGATGACGACAAGAAGGAAGAGGCGAAGAAGGAAGAGCAGTCTACGACTGACCTGGCGGTTGGTGCGACGGTCACCACGGCTTCCGGTCTTTCCGTCGTTGTCGATTCCGTCCAGCCCGGCCTCACAAATTATGACGGTTCGACCATGACGGGCATTCACGTCACGTACGTCAACAATGGCGATGAGGGCGCAGATTACAACATCTACGACTGGAAGGGCGAGGACGCCAACGGCGCTCAGCAGAATCAGGGTTACTACAGCGAGGGCTCCGATGAGCTGCAGTCTGGTACCCTTTCCGCCGGTGGCTCCGTGGCGGGCAATATCTACTTTGATGGCGATATCAAGAAGGCACTGTATTTTGCCAACATGTTTGATAAGTCTGCCACTGCAAGCTGGGTGCTGGCCTAG
- a CDS encoding HigA family addiction module antitoxin, producing the protein MSKSSIITSDETSSDLLSPVTPGELLKEEFLVPMGISQYRLAKETGIPAQRIGQIVLGKRRVTADTDLRLCRYFGLTDGYWLRAQVAFDLEAEKRRIEPELDKIVPVQQAIAL; encoded by the coding sequence ATGTCGAAATCGTCGATTATCACAAGTGATGAGACCTCGTCCGATTTGCTGTCGCCAGTGACTCCTGGTGAGCTTCTCAAAGAGGAGTTTCTTGTTCCCATGGGCATTTCTCAATATCGCCTTGCGAAAGAGACCGGGATTCCGGCTCAGCGTATCGGGCAGATTGTCTTGGGAAAACGTCGCGTGACGGCCGACACCGACCTCCGTCTTTGCCGTTATTTTGGCCTGACGGATGGTTATTGGCTGCGCGCTCAGGTGGCGTTTGACCTTGAGGCCGAGAAAAGGCGGATCGAACCGGAACTCGATAAGATCGTTCCTGTTCAGCAGGCCATTGCGCTGTAG
- a CDS encoding type II toxin-antitoxin system RelE/ParE family toxin, whose protein sequence is MIASYEDEDTERFAMGVRVRRFVPFERVALRKIRQLQVCASLDDLRVPPGNRLEALKGDRAGQYSIRVNERYRVCFEWRQEMAWNVEIVDYHK, encoded by the coding sequence ATGATTGCATCGTATGAAGATGAGGATACCGAACGCTTTGCCATGGGTGTGCGGGTCAGGAGGTTCGTGCCCTTTGAGCGTGTTGCGTTGAGGAAGATTCGCCAACTGCAGGTTTGTGCTTCGCTTGATGATCTTCGCGTTCCGCCGGGCAATCGCCTGGAAGCTTTGAAGGGCGATCGTGCCGGTCAATATAGCATCCGTGTTAACGAGCGCTATCGGGTCTGTTTTGAGTGGAGACAGGAGATGGCTTGGAATGTCGAAATCGTCGATTATCACAAGTGA
- a CDS encoding N-acetyldiaminopimelate deacetylase, which produces MTELQELRRYRRDLHRIPELDFDLPQTIAYIEGVLAPLTCEVTHPCPSCVCAFFDAGVDAAHATAIRADMDALPIAEATGAAFASTHPGKMHACGHDGHMAMALAAATYVDRTIREHPGAIRRNVLFVFQPAEETTGGAKTVCESGVFERYGADRIFGFHVWPDLPAGTLASCSGPLLARSSETHIHIHGTSIHIAKTYGVPVEESHDAALAAAKFLVAERELMDELGADEPCIGKFGLLQAGTVCNAVAGEAHVAGSLRVFTDDMFDRAREGVRRVLDDACAATGCTYDLDFAEGYPPVDNDPELFASVAPALPGLQLMEEPLLIAEDFAFYQRHLPGVFFLLGTGMPEGQDNPSDSDGCPAYATSALHTDSMLFDEEILLTGLDVYKRLLLLD; this is translated from the coding sequence ATGACCGAGCTCCAAGAACTCCGTCGCTATCGCCGCGATCTCCATCGCATTCCGGAGCTCGATTTCGATCTTCCGCAAACCATTGCCTATATCGAGGGCGTGCTGGCACCGCTCACCTGCGAAGTGACCCATCCGTGCCCCAGCTGCGTCTGTGCTTTCTTCGACGCCGGCGTTGATGCCGCGCATGCCACGGCGATTCGCGCCGATATGGATGCGCTGCCCATCGCGGAAGCGACGGGAGCGGCCTTTGCCTCAACCCATCCCGGCAAGATGCACGCTTGCGGACATGACGGACACATGGCCATGGCGCTTGCCGCCGCGACGTATGTCGACCGTACGATTCGCGAGCATCCGGGCGCCATTAGGCGCAATGTTCTCTTTGTGTTCCAGCCGGCCGAGGAAACGACCGGTGGTGCCAAGACGGTATGCGAGAGCGGTGTGTTCGAGCGCTATGGGGCCGACCGCATTTTTGGCTTCCATGTGTGGCCCGATCTGCCCGCCGGCACGTTGGCGAGCTGCTCCGGTCCGTTGCTGGCGCGTTCGAGTGAGACACACATTCATATTCACGGGACGAGCATCCATATTGCTAAGACCTATGGCGTTCCGGTCGAGGAGTCGCACGATGCGGCGCTGGCGGCTGCCAAGTTCTTGGTTGCCGAGCGCGAACTGATGGATGAGCTGGGTGCCGATGAGCCCTGCATTGGCAAGTTCGGCCTGCTGCAGGCAGGCACCGTCTGCAATGCGGTGGCGGGGGAGGCCCATGTTGCCGGCAGCCTGCGTGTGTTTACAGACGACATGTTCGACCGGGCACGCGAGGGCGTGCGCCGCGTGCTGGACGATGCCTGCGCTGCAACGGGCTGCACGTACGATCTCGACTTTGCCGAGGGCTATCCGCCGGTCGACAACGACCCCGAGCTATTTGCCAGCGTCGCGCCTGCCTTGCCCGGGCTGCAGCTTATGGAGGAGCCGCTGTTAATTGCCGAGGATTTCGCGTTCTATCAGCGCCATTTGCCGGGCGTGTTTTTCCTGCTGGGCACGGGTATGCCAGAGGGCCAAGACAACCCGAGTGATTCGGATGGCTGCCCCGCCTATGCCACAAGCGCTCTGCATACCGATAGCATGCTCTTCGACGAGGAAATCCTACTCACAGGCCTCGATGTCTATAAACGATTGCTTTTGCTTGACTAA
- the dapA gene encoding 4-hydroxy-tetrahydrodipicolinate synthase — protein MALTPNEAYAAKQPFVDKETLEHIVEQFPTPFHLYDEAGIRRNMQEVRDAFAWNPGFKEYFAVKANPNPALISILNEYGCGCDCSSYTELMIARSLGITGHDIMFSSNDTPAADFELADKLGAIVNFDDISHIGFFERVAGPIPKTVSCRFNPGGLFQLSNGIMDNPGDSKYGMTTEQLFEAFRMLKAKGAEDFGIHAFLASNTVTNDYYPKLARILFELAVRLERETGAHVAFINLSGGVGIPYLPEQQTNDIRAIGEGVHAAYDEILVPAGMGDVAICTEMGRFMMGPYGCLVTKAIHEKQIYKDYIGVDASAVDLIRPAMYGAYHHITVMGQPGGADKATASVTNTYDITGNLCENNDKFAIDRELPHIDMGDLLVIHDTGAHGYSMGYNYNGRLRSAEVLLRPDGAADLIRRAERPGDYFATLDVLPCGRELLAKSRAESARRRAKDERLAVAAQWNKRIQIAEAKGKNMDIRNLEGSTVALVTPFKKDGSVDFDALGRLIDFHLQNGTDAILTLGTTGESATMTDDEDNSVVAAVVKQVAGRVPVIAGSGSNSTQTMLTKSLTYQGLGADGLLLITPYYNKSNEEGIYQHFKTVADAVDIPCILYNIPGRCGCGISEHNVERLAAHPNIMGIKEASGDVAYAAKIAHLLSDDFRMYSGEDALTVPLMSLGASGTISVWADVQPQLVHDMCHAYLDGDVERARDIQIAGQPLINALFSEVNPIPVKEALAQMGMIEANYRMPLCPMADDTRSALTDALKGAGLLD, from the coding sequence ATGGCATTGACCCCCAACGAGGCATATGCGGCCAAGCAGCCGTTTGTGGACAAGGAGACACTCGAGCATATCGTCGAGCAGTTCCCCACGCCGTTTCATCTATACGACGAGGCGGGCATCCGCCGCAACATGCAAGAAGTGCGCGACGCCTTTGCATGGAACCCGGGCTTTAAGGAATACTTTGCCGTCAAGGCCAACCCCAACCCGGCGCTCATCTCCATTCTCAACGAATACGGCTGCGGCTGCGATTGCTCGAGCTATACCGAGCTCATGATCGCCCGCTCACTGGGTATCACGGGACACGACATCATGTTCTCGTCCAACGACACACCGGCTGCCGACTTTGAGCTCGCCGACAAGCTGGGTGCCATCGTCAACTTTGACGACATCAGCCACATCGGGTTCTTTGAGCGCGTTGCGGGGCCCATCCCCAAGACGGTCAGCTGCCGCTTTAATCCAGGCGGCCTGTTCCAGCTCTCCAACGGCATCATGGACAACCCGGGCGACTCCAAATATGGCATGACCACCGAGCAGCTCTTCGAGGCCTTCCGCATGCTCAAGGCCAAGGGCGCCGAGGACTTTGGCATCCACGCATTCCTTGCCAGCAACACTGTCACCAACGACTACTACCCCAAGCTCGCGCGCATCCTCTTTGAGCTTGCCGTACGCCTGGAGCGCGAGACCGGCGCACACGTCGCCTTCATCAATCTGTCCGGCGGCGTCGGCATCCCCTACCTGCCCGAGCAGCAGACCAACGACATTCGCGCCATCGGCGAGGGAGTACACGCGGCATACGACGAGATCCTGGTTCCCGCCGGCATGGGCGATGTGGCGATCTGCACCGAGATGGGCCGCTTTATGATGGGCCCCTACGGCTGCCTGGTCACCAAGGCCATCCACGAGAAGCAGATCTACAAGGACTATATCGGTGTCGATGCAAGCGCCGTCGATTTGATTCGCCCTGCCATGTATGGCGCCTACCACCACATTACGGTAATGGGTCAGCCGGGCGGCGCCGACAAGGCCACAGCGTCCGTCACGAACACCTATGACATCACGGGCAACCTATGCGAGAACAACGACAAGTTCGCTATCGATCGCGAGCTGCCGCATATCGACATGGGTGACCTGCTTGTAATCCACGATACCGGTGCGCATGGCTACTCCATGGGCTACAACTACAACGGACGGCTGCGCTCGGCCGAGGTCCTGCTGCGCCCCGATGGCGCGGCCGACCTCATCCGCCGCGCCGAGCGCCCGGGCGATTACTTTGCCACGCTCGACGTGCTGCCGTGCGGCCGAGAGCTGCTGGCCAAGTCGCGCGCCGAAAGTGCACGCCGTCGCGCCAAAGACGAGCGCTTGGCAGTCGCAGCTCAATGGAACAAACGCATCCAGATCGCAGAGGCGAAGGGGAAGAACATGGACATCCGCAATCTCGAGGGCTCAACCGTCGCCCTAGTTACGCCGTTTAAAAAGGACGGCAGTGTCGACTTTGACGCGCTTGGGCGCCTTATCGATTTCCACCTGCAAAACGGCACCGACGCCATCCTCACCCTAGGCACCACCGGCGAGAGCGCCACGATGACCGACGACGAGGACAACTCCGTTGTCGCCGCGGTGGTCAAGCAAGTTGCAGGACGCGTCCCCGTCATCGCCGGCTCGGGCTCCAACTCCACGCAGACCATGCTCACCAAGTCGCTTACTTACCAGGGCTTGGGAGCCGACGGCCTGCTGCTCATTACCCCCTACTACAACAAGTCTAACGAAGAGGGTATCTATCAGCACTTTAAGACCGTAGCCGATGCCGTGGACATTCCCTGCATCCTGTACAACATCCCCGGTCGTTGCGGCTGCGGTATCAGCGAGCACAACGTAGAGCGCCTGGCCGCACATCCCAACATCATGGGTATTAAGGAAGCCTCGGGCGACGTCGCCTACGCGGCCAAGATCGCTCACCTGCTGTCAGACGACTTCCGCATGTACTCGGGCGAGGACGCGCTTACCGTGCCGCTCATGAGCCTGGGCGCCTCGGGCACCATCAGCGTGTGGGCCGATGTTCAGCCGCAGCTCGTGCACGACATGTGCCACGCCTATTTGGACGGCGACGTGGAGCGCGCCCGCGATATCCAGATTGCCGGTCAGCCGCTCATCAATGCCCTCTTTAGCGAGGTCAACCCCATCCCCGTTAAGGAAGCGCTCGCCCAGATGGGCATGATCGAGGCAAACTACCGTATGCCGCTGTGCCCCATGGCAGACGACACGCGATCCGCACTTACCGATGCTCTGAAGGGAGCTGGTCTGCTTGATTAA
- the dapB gene encoding 4-hydroxy-tetrahydrodipicolinate reductase translates to MIKTVIMGTGRMGSLIRTTAESIVDAAGQPVFDIVAQIGFDLSELENAPAADVIIDFSNVATFDAVVAYVERTGAALVSGTTGYTPEQMDRLRELGQNTRVMHSGNYSIGIAALRHLVAQATRELPGFDCEIVETHHNQKVDAPSGTAKLLLDAVVEAEPEAGYHPVYGREGMCGARDPKEIGMHSLRGGTVAGVHEVSFFGQDEEVTLTHRATSRQIFVNGALAAAQKLVAREPGFYTFDQVMFA, encoded by the coding sequence TTGATTAAGACCGTCATTATGGGAACGGGCCGCATGGGCTCGCTCATCCGCACCACCGCCGAAAGCATTGTCGATGCCGCCGGGCAGCCCGTTTTTGATATCGTGGCCCAGATTGGCTTCGATTTGAGCGAGCTCGAGAACGCACCGGCTGCCGATGTGATTATCGACTTCTCGAACGTCGCGACCTTCGACGCTGTCGTCGCCTATGTCGAGCGCACGGGCGCGGCGTTGGTCTCAGGCACCACAGGCTACACCCCCGAGCAGATGGACCGCCTGCGTGAGCTGGGCCAGAACACCCGCGTTATGCACTCGGGCAATTACTCCATCGGTATCGCAGCCCTGCGCCATCTGGTAGCGCAGGCTACACGCGAGCTGCCCGGCTTTGACTGCGAAATCGTCGAGACGCACCATAACCAAAAGGTCGACGCCCCCAGCGGCACTGCCAAGTTGTTGCTCGACGCCGTCGTCGAAGCCGAGCCCGAGGCAGGCTACCACCCCGTCTATGGCCGCGAGGGCATGTGCGGAGCACGCGATCCCAAGGAGATCGGCATGCACTCGCTGCGCGGTGGCACTGTCGCCGGCGTCCACGAAGTGAGTTTCTTTGGCCAGGACGAGGAGGTCACGCTCACCCACCGCGCCACGAGCCGTCAGATCTTTGTCAACGGCGCCCTGGCAGCCGCGCAGAAGCTCGTCGCCCGCGAACCCGGCTTCTATACGTTCGACCAGGTCATGTTTGCCTAA
- the dapD gene encoding 2,3,4,5-tetrahydropyridine-2,6-dicarboxylate N-acetyltransferase — translation MSNAAEMDAQEIINYIATAPKKTPVKLYVREKPGMKVAWGDAHVYGGRRGKTVFGDWDELKAILDANADSIDYYDVENDCRNSAVPMLDLKGINARIEPGAIIRDRVEIGDRAVIMMGAIINIGSVIGEGSMIDMGAVLGGRATVGKNCHIGAGTVLAGVVEPASATPVIIEDDVMIGANAVVLEGVHVGKGAVVAAGAVCVEDVPAGAVVAGVPARVIKMRDEKTDSKTGLEEGLRQL, via the coding sequence ATGAGCAACGCAGCCGAGATGGATGCCCAGGAGATTATCAATTACATCGCCACCGCGCCTAAAAAGACGCCTGTCAAGCTGTATGTGCGCGAGAAACCCGGCATGAAGGTTGCTTGGGGCGACGCACATGTCTACGGCGGCCGTCGCGGCAAGACCGTCTTTGGCGACTGGGACGAGCTCAAAGCCATCCTGGACGCCAACGCCGATTCCATCGATTACTACGACGTCGAGAATGACTGCCGCAACTCCGCCGTCCCCATGCTCGACCTTAAGGGCATCAACGCCCGCATCGAGCCGGGCGCGATCATTCGCGACCGCGTCGAGATTGGCGACCGTGCCGTCATCATGATGGGCGCCATCATCAACATCGGCTCCGTTATCGGCGAGGGTTCCATGATCGATATGGGCGCCGTGCTGGGCGGTCGCGCCACCGTGGGCAAGAACTGCCACATCGGCGCCGGCACCGTGCTGGCAGGCGTTGTGGAGCCCGCCAGCGCCACGCCCGTCATCATCGAGGACGATGTCATGATCGGCGCAAACGCCGTGGTCCTGGAAGGCGTGCACGTGGGCAAGGGTGCTGTAGTTGCCGCCGGCGCCGTGTGCGTCGAGGACGTCCCCGCCGGCGCCGTCGTGGCCGGTGTCCCCGCCCGCGTCATCAAGATGCGTGACGAGAAGACCGACAGCAAGACCGGTCTCGAGGAAGGCCTGCGCCAGCTGTAG
- a CDS encoding nucleoid-associated protein, whose protein sequence is MKINHAILHILDFDSAVNVMSQRELDIESRTVRNFVTTHLRRARTSADNKRATFAESSAFGGELKGYFFGEREFVDLSQQIAEFISSELTKAEKAESTDVLVADFDDDEDARWFAVMLLGSKQAFMHEVGREEGEVRNDIARHYAILPNPSQKVPSYAIVRASTMEIGYVDKKRKIAGEDCMLIPDGLLQCDTGVSGKEVIDTVTRVVEEVAEEHGANTAIALAKVKAAVAEKVEDDEELPPWDIVDEVFEDEPVIKESVRAALTEEKVPERVPVERKQVERAAVRNHKIRTDTGIEISFPAEMGSNSEYIEFVNEPNGLISIELKNIGSIENR, encoded by the coding sequence ATGAAAATCAATCACGCGATTCTGCATATCCTGGACTTTGACTCTGCCGTCAACGTCATGAGCCAGCGCGAGCTCGATATCGAGAGTCGTACCGTGCGCAACTTCGTGACCACGCATCTGCGCCGCGCACGCACCTCGGCCGACAATAAACGCGCCACGTTTGCCGAGAGCTCTGCGTTTGGTGGCGAGCTCAAGGGCTATTTCTTTGGCGAGCGCGAGTTCGTGGACCTGTCGCAGCAGATTGCGGAGTTTATTTCCTCCGAGCTCACCAAAGCCGAGAAAGCCGAGTCCACCGACGTGCTCGTGGCCGATTTTGACGACGATGAGGATGCCCGCTGGTTTGCCGTGATGCTGCTGGGCTCCAAGCAGGCTTTTATGCACGAAGTGGGCCGCGAGGAGGGGGAGGTGCGCAACGACATCGCGCGCCACTACGCCATTCTGCCAAACCCCTCGCAAAAGGTGCCGAGCTATGCCATCGTGCGCGCGAGTACCATGGAGATCGGCTACGTGGACAAGAAGCGCAAGATTGCCGGCGAGGACTGTATGCTTATCCCCGATGGCCTGCTGCAGTGCGACACGGGCGTATCGGGCAAGGAGGTCATCGACACCGTGACGCGTGTGGTCGAGGAAGTCGCCGAGGAGCACGGTGCCAACACGGCTATAGCGCTCGCTAAGGTTAAGGCTGCCGTTGCCGAGAAGGTCGAGGATGACGAGGAGCTGCCGCCTTGGGATATCGTCGACGAGGTCTTTGAGGACGAACCGGTTATCAAGGAGAGTGTGCGCGCGGCACTGACCGAGGAGAAAGTGCCTGAGCGTGTGCCCGTGGAGCGCAAGCAGGTCGAACGCGCGGCGGTGCGCAATCATAAGATCCGTACCGACACGGGTATCGAGATCAGCTTCCCGGCCGAGATGGGCTCGAACTCCGAGTACATCGAGTTTGTCAACGAACCCAACGGCCTCATCTCCATCGAGCTCAAGAATATCGGCAGCATCGAGAATCGATAA
- a CDS encoding DUF2974 domain-containing protein — MSDSPNFLTYAQTAFDPFEERPFCAVDSLVFAWLSYLRLPGDMAELTNWQGLDVRELLRAECYRDMIDDLWDPEGSRALLEAVAASPRYRGVHVCGYRAVSDVVATEQFAAMAFRFPAGFSYLSFRGTDSTIVGWKEDFNMAFRCPVPAQESAARYVDEAADAIDGPLLCGGHSKGGNLAVYGAAMCSDVARERIERAYSHDGPGFVEEFLNGDAFADLSGRIDKTLPRSSIFGMMFETQEDYAIVESTEFSLLQHNPFSWVVDGRDFVYCERLSAGARYVDGSIREMLLAVSPSERERFVDALFSVFEATGAERFADIAGNLRESLPVMLQATQGFDKDTRRFVSQTIAAILKCALLPKRPQIDMPAAGKSLAEQLETWQSELLR; from the coding sequence ATGTCGGATTCGCCTAATTTTTTGACCTATGCCCAGACGGCGTTTGATCCGTTTGAGGAGCGGCCGTTCTGCGCGGTGGATAGCCTGGTCTTTGCGTGGTTGTCCTATTTGCGTTTGCCGGGTGATATGGCGGAGCTGACGAACTGGCAGGGCCTGGACGTACGCGAGCTGCTGCGTGCCGAGTGCTATCGGGACATGATTGACGACTTGTGGGACCCGGAGGGGAGCAGGGCCTTGTTGGAGGCCGTGGCAGCAAGTCCTCGCTACCGTGGCGTGCACGTTTGCGGCTATCGTGCTGTGAGCGATGTGGTGGCGACGGAGCAGTTTGCAGCCATGGCGTTCCGGTTTCCGGCGGGGTTTAGTTACCTTTCCTTCCGGGGGACCGACAGCACGATTGTGGGTTGGAAAGAGGACTTTAACATGGCGTTCCGGTGTCCTGTGCCGGCCCAGGAATCCGCGGCACGTTATGTGGACGAGGCGGCGGATGCGATTGACGGGCCGCTTTTGTGCGGAGGTCATTCCAAGGGTGGAAACCTTGCGGTGTACGGTGCGGCAATGTGCTCCGATGTCGCCCGTGAGCGAATCGAACGGGCATATTCCCATGATGGTCCGGGTTTCGTCGAGGAGTTCCTGAACGGCGACGCCTTTGCCGATCTTTCCGGTCGAATCGACAAGACGCTACCTCGGTCGTCGATCTTTGGCATGATGTTCGAGACACAGGAGGACTATGCCATCGTTGAGAGCACCGAGTTCAGCCTGCTGCAACACAATCCCTTTAGCTGGGTGGTTGATGGTCGCGACTTCGTGTACTGCGAGCGCCTGTCCGCCGGTGCTCGATACGTTGATGGCTCTATTCGCGAGATGCTGCTTGCAGTGTCGCCTAGCGAGCGCGAGCGTTTTGTAGATGCGTTGTTCTCCGTGTTTGAGGCTACGGGTGCTGAGCGGTTTGCGGATATCGCTGGGAATCTGCGCGAGAGCCTGCCCGTGATGCTCCAGGCTACGCAAGGCTTTGACAAGGATACGCGACGCTTTGTCTCGCAGACCATCGCGGCAATCCTTAAATGCGCACTGCTGCCCAAACGACCCCAGATCGACATGCCCGCTGCCGGCAAGAGTTTGGCAGAACAGCTCGAGACTTGGCAGTCCGAGCTCCTGCGCTAG